One genomic region from Epinephelus moara isolate mb chromosome 8, YSFRI_EMoa_1.0, whole genome shotgun sequence encodes:
- the LOC126393928 gene encoding uncharacterized protein LOC126393928 gives MFRRHLLNNAELMPELVARLDLRSTEEDREREILTFYKKTGIDWASPFSVILTGDAAVGDGVKRHFLSMVMEKIQFGFDLDLESTGRTLLFNGTGDHKVPSTSRPLIDGDLFRVAGRAIGHSFIHGGPRFTGLSPAMLQLIVRSNEESAALELSDCPDTDVVDVVSIVIERRRTQMKQLRRGLKDSSVVTMIKERPALAEVLFPRSAEQVMDSQTILKRIIWPMPDSEDEDDHSNVEETCLVTGFLRDYIEKGSSQELQLLLKFWTGWSIPPLQLYAEVSPEITLPVASTCLTTLKLPLKCQNDQAFKENLEASVRSTEFGFGMI, from the exons atgtttcgacGTCACTTGCTCAACAATGCTGAACTCATGCCAGAGTTGGTTGCAAGGCTTGATCTCAGATCCACTGAGGAAGATCGTGAAAGGGAGATTCTAACTTTCTACAAAAAAACAGGAATTGACTGGGCAAGCCCATTTTCTGTTATACTGACTG GTGATGCAGCTGTTGGAGATGGGGTAAAACGGCATTTCCTGTCTATGGTAATGGAAAAAATCCAGTTTGGTTTCGACCTTGACCTCG AGAGCACTGGCAGAACTCTTCTGTTCAATGGGACAGGCGATCACAAGGTCCCATCCACTTCCAGACCCCTGATAGATGGAGACCTTTTCCGAGTAGCTGGACGTGCCATAGGACATTCTTTTATTCATGGAGGCCCTCGATTCACTGGACTGAGTCCAGCAATGTTGCAGCTAATTGTTCGAAGTAACGAGGAGTCTGCTGCACTTGAGCTTTCTGACTGCCCTGATACAGATGTTGTTGATGTGGTGTCTATA gtCATTGAACGGAGAAGAACACAAATGAAGCAGCTCCGTAGGGGGCTGAAAGACAGCAGTGTTGTCACCATGATTAAAGAGCGTCCGGCCCTAGCCGAGGTCCTTTTCCCAAGATCAGCAGAACAAGTGATGGACTCACAG ACCATCTTGAAAAGGATCATCTGGCCAATGCCAGAtagtgaggatgaggatgacCACAGCAACGTGGAGGAGACATGCCTGGTCACAGGCTTTTTGAGAGACTACATTGAAAAAG GGTCTTCTCAGGAACTACAACTCCTCCTGAAGTTCTGGACAGGTTGGAGTATACCTCCCCTGCAACTTTATGCTGAAGTATCTCCGGAAATTACTCTGCCAGTCGCCTCAACCTGCCTCACAACGCTGAAACTCCCACTGAAGTGCCAAAATGACCAGGCATTCAAAGAAAACCTGGAAGCATCTGTGAGATCTACAGAGTTCGGGTTTGGGATGATCTGA